GCAGCTCGGGGCCGAGCGTGTCGGCGCGCAGGCCGTGGCGCTCCTCGATCGGGCGCGGCGTGGCGGGCTGCATCACGCGCCCTGCTCGAGGCGGCCGATCAGGTCGCGCAGGTGCGTCATCGAGGCCAGCGCCATGTAGATCGGCTCCAGATGGCCCGCATGCGCCAGCGCCTGCAGCGCCGCGCCGTCCAGCGCGCGCAGGCGCTCCTCGTGGATGGTGTAGAAGCCGCGCAGCTGAAGCGGCTGGCCGCCCGTCAGCTTCACGTCCAGCACGAAGGACTCCAGCAGTTCATGCGACAGCAGGGCCTGGATGAAGGCGTCGTTGCCGGCCAGCCCGTCGTGCAGGGTGCGCAGCAGCGCGACCATGTGCTGCAGCAGCGGCGCGTGGCCGCCGTGTTCGAGGAACAGCGGCTCGCCCTGCGGATCGATGCGCGGATGCTCCAGGTCGACATGCAGCATCGGTTCGCCCTGCGCGTCGTGCCCGATCGCGAACGGCTGGCGCTCGACCGCCATCGGCACATAGTGGGCATCCCAGCGATCGCCGCGCAGGAACAGGTTCTGCCCCGGCTGCAGGCCCAGCAGCGCCAGCGGATGGAAGCGGCCCTGCGCGTCCTTCTGGAACACGATCGGGTAATAGGCCTGCAGCGCGCGAAACTCGCCCGGGAAGGTCACCACGGACATCGCCGCATCGTCCACCCCCGCGCCGTGGCGGGTGGACACGCGCAGGTCGCGATGATCGATGTTGTTGAGCAGGGCGTGGCGCGGCATCGGCATTCCTGAGGATCAAAGGCGGGGCAGGCCGTGGGCCTTGATGTGCTCGACCAGCGCACGGTGGCTGGGCAGCGCCGGCAGCATGCGCTGCACCAGCGCCGCGCTCTCGGCGAAACAGGCCTGCGCGGCCTGCAGGTCTTCCGAGCGCCGCGCGGGGCGGGGTTCCGGACGCACGCCCATGCCGTAGAGGATGTACTGCCAGCTGGCCGAAGGAAAGATCTCCTCGCTGCGCGGAAAATCGCTGCGCGAGGGCGACTGGTGGCGCCACAGCTGCAGCAGCTCCCGCAGGCGCGGCGGCACGCTGGCGTCCTCGCGATGCGCCCGCCAGTAGGGCATCGTCCGGCGGCTGAGCACGTAGTGCAGCTTGAGGAACTCGATCACGCGCTGCCAGCGGTAGGCGAAGGTCTCGTTGAAACGCGCGGCCAGCAGGTCCATGTCGGCGCGCGTGGCCGGCATCTCGTCGGCCAGGCGCGCGGCCGCCAGTTCGACCAGCACCAGCGAGGAGGCCTCCAGCGGCTCGACGAAGCCGCTGGCCAGGCCGACCGCCACGCAATTGCGATGCCAGGGCGTGGGCCGATAGCCCGGCTGGAGATCGATGCGCCGCGCCGGCGGCAGCGTCGCCGCGGCGGGGCCGCCGGTGGCTTCGACATAGGCCCGCAGATCCGCCTCGGCCTCCTCGTCGGAGGTGAACGCGCTGCTGTACACATGGCCCACGCCGCGCCGCGCCGACAGGCCGATGTCCCAGATCCAGCCGGCGCGCTGCGCCGTGGACAGTGTCTGGCACGCGATCGGCGCGTCCGGATCGGCGTAGGGCACCTGCAGGGCCAAGGCGCGGTCGTTGAACAGCGTGTCCGAGACGCCGACCGGTGCGATGCCGTAGTGCGCGCCCAGCAGCAGCGCGCGCAGGCCGGTGCAGTCCACGAACAGGTCGCCCTCGAGCGCGGGCTGGTCGCGCACCGCCAGCGCGGCGATATCGCCGTTCTCGTGGCTGAGCACCGCGTCCATGTGGCCGACGATGTGCCGCACGCCGAGGCGTTCGACGCAGTGCTGGCGCAGGAAGGCGCCGAGCCGGGTCGCGTCCAGGTGATAGGCGTAGTTGGCGACCGCGGCGAACTCGGGGGTCGCGAACTGCTTGGGCCCGCGCCCGGCGTCGCACAGATGCGGCTGGAAGCAGGCCAGGTGCGCGAAGGGCACAGCGCCCTGCGCCGCCCAGGCCACGGCCAGCTGCGTCTCGCCGTAGCCCTTGGGCAGGGTGAAGGGATGGGTGTAGCGATCGTGCGCGCCGCCGTCGACCCAGCCGACGAACTGCGAGCCCTGCTTGAAGGTCGCATCGCAGGCGCGGACGAAGTCCGCCTCGCCCACGCCGATCCGGCGCAGCGTGTCGCGCATGGTCGGCCAGGTGCCCTCGCCGACGCCGATCGCCGGCACGTCGGGCGACTCGAGCACGCTCACCCGCAGCGTGGGGCCGTGGCGATCGCGATGCTCGGCGGCGATCAGTCCGGCCGTCAGCCAGCCGGCCGAGCCGCCGCCCACGATCACCACATGCCGGATTGCCTCGTCCATCGCGCTTCCCGAACCTTCAGCCTGCCTATCAAACGCGACGGGCCACTGGTTTGCCAGTGGCCCGTGCGCCGCGTCCACCCGCCACGCGGCGTTTCCCGCAACGCCTCGGCCCCCACCTCGTCGTTCCCGCGAAGGCGGGACCCCAACGACTCGATGCGGCGGGCCGAAGGCGCCGGATTCCCGCTTTCGCGGGAATCACGGCCCTGCGTGCGCTCAGAACTTGTAGCGCGCGCCGAACATGTAGCGCGGCCCGAACTGCTCCAGCGAGTAGATCTGGTGCTTGTTGCGGCCGTGCACGCGGGTGGACTCGTCGGTCACGTTGATGCCTTCCAGCGACACGCTGAAGTGGTCGTTGAACTCATAGCTGAAGCTGAGATCCAGCTGGCCATAGGCTTCGACGTAGAGCGGGTTGTCGCCCTTGCCATCGCCCAGGGCGCTGAGGAACTCGTCGCGCCAGTTGTACGCCGCGCGCGCCTGCCACGGGCCCTTGTCGTAGAACACCACGAAGTTGGCCGTGTCGCTCAGGCCGGTCAGCGCGAACTGGGTGCCCAGCACGCCGTTGTTGTAGGTCAGGCCCGAATCGACCTTGGTGTAGTTGGCCGCCACACCGAAGCCGGTCTCGCCGAACACGTGCTGGATGTTGAATTCCCAGCCATCGAGCTTGTCCGAGCGGTTGTTGACCGGCTTGGAGATGTTGAACTCCAGCACCGGGTCGCCCGGCTGGCCGACGATGCTGCCATTGGCCGCGTTCACGCCCGGGTCGCCGTCGTGGTTGGCGAAGATGTAGTCGCGGATGCAGGGACGGTCGGTCTGCGCGCAGCCGGCGGCCACGGCCTCGTTCCAGTACGCGCCACCGGCGGGGGTGTACAGGTCCGGGATCGGGGTCTCGCGCTGGGTCTGGCGGGCAATGAAGTTGTCGATCTTCTTGTAGAAGTAGCCGACCGAGACATAGCTGCCCTCGGCGTAGTACCACTCCCAGGACAGGTCCAGGTTCCTGGACACCAGCGGCTTGAGCGCCGGGTTGCCCGAACCGCCGCCGCCGCCGTCGTAGCGCGCGGGGCTGCCGAGCGTCTGCGCGGCATTCAGGTCACCCCAGTTGGGACGGCCGATGGTCTTGCCGGCGCTGAAGCGCAGCTTCATGTCCGAGGTCAGGTCCAGACCCAGGTCCAGGTTCGGCAGCCAGTACTTGTAGTCGCCGCCGAGGGTGTAGAACTCGTTGCCCTGGTAGACCAGGTTGAACTCGTTGGCGCTGGCCCAGTTGACCGCCACCGGCGCCGGCTGCAGCGCCGAGGCGGTGACCTTGGTGTCCTCGTAGCGCACGCCGACGGCCACGCTCAGCGGCATGGACAGGTCGTAGGTGTTGCTCCACTCCAGGTAGGCGCTGTGCGACTTCTCCTGCACGCGGCTGTCGCCCACCGTGCGGCTGGCCGAGCTGCCCGGCACCGCGGCGCCGGAATAGTCGGTCGAGGCCAGGTAGTCCTCCGGCACGCCCAGGCCGGCGTTGGTGCGGGCATTGGCCGCGGCCTGGCGCATGGCCTCGAAGTCGAACAGGAAGAACGCATCGGAGAAGGCCGGGCTGTTGGCGCCGCCGCCGTCGAAGTAGTCGCCCATGTGCGCCAGCTTGAACAGCGAATCGTCATAGGCGCCCGGGCCGGCGGGCACGTTGCCGCCCCAGGTGTCCAGCTGCACGTTGGTGAAGGCCGAGCGGTTCTTGTACTCGGTGCTGGACACGCCGAAGTTCAGCTTCGAGTAGTCCTCGAACTGGAACTGGCCGGACAGCTGGCCCTGCTTGATCTTGGCCTTCTGGTAGTCGTTGCGGAACACCGAACCGGTGGCCTGCATCATCGACGGGTCGATCTCGCTCATGCCCGGCGGCAGGTTGAGCATCAGGATCGGGAAGTCGCCGCTCATGTCGAAGCCGGCGCCCTGGCGGAAGAAGCCGGCGGTGGACATGGTGTTGCTGGAGCCGTACGGGCTGTCCGGGCGCGACTCGGCGCTGGAGTCGTGGTAGTCGAAGTTCAGGCTGAAGCTGTCGGTCACGCGCCAGTCGACGTTGAAGCCCAGCGACTTGTTCTCATGCACCACGGCGGTCTTGGACGCGCCCATGGCCAGGTCCGAGCAGCCCGGGTCGGTCGCGCCGCCCGGATAGACGCGCGGCGTGCAGCCGTAGGTCTCGTGATAGGTCAGCGGCGAGGAACCGGAGCCATCGGTCCACGAACTCTGGTCCGGCGTGAAGTTGAACCACACCGACATGTCGTTGCGCGCCGACTGGATCTTGTTTTCCGAGTAGGTGTAGTCGAGCGTGGCGGTCAGGTTGTCGGTGGGCGCGAACTGGAAGGCCAGCTGGCCGTTGGTGCGCTGGCGATGCACCGAATTGACCGAGTAGCCCAGGCTCTGCGGCATCGAATACACATCGTTCGGGCCCGGACGGTTGGTGACGTTGGGCGAGGCGGCCAGCGCGCCGTTCGGGCCGCCCACGCCGTTGGCCTGCGGGGTATCGATGTAGGTCTGCCAGCCGTTGCCCGGCGCGACCTGGGCCAGGGCCGACCCGGACTCGCGGTCCTGGCGGCTGGCGCTCAGCGAGACGCCGAAGCGGTTGTCGGCCCAGGTGTTGCTGAAGATGCCGGAGATTTCCGGCGTGACGCTTTTGCCCTCGTAATGGCCCGGCAGATCGTCGTCGGAGGTGTCCACCACGCCCTTGACGCCGGCGCTGGCGTGGAAGCCCGGGTTCTCCAGCGGACGGGCGGTCTTGATGTTGATCGTGGCGCCGATGCCGCCGGCCGGGGTGCTGGCGCGGCTGGTCTTATAGACCTCCACCGCCGAGATCGCCTCGGAGGCCAGGTCGGAGAACTCGAACGCGCGGCCGCCGGTGGCGGTCGGCATCTGGCGGCCGTTGAGCAGCACCAGGTTGAAGTCCGGCCCGACGCCGCGCACGGTGACCTTGGAGCCTTCGCCGTTGCTGCGGTCGATGGACACGCCGGTGATGCGCTGCAGGGACTCGGCCAGGTTGGTGTCCGGGAACTTGCCCATGTCCTCGGCGACGATGCCGTCGACCACGCCCTGCGAATCGCGCTTGAGGTTGGCCGAGGACATCATGCTCTGGCGGATGCCCTTGACCTGCACCGCATCCAGGTTGGTGGCATCGGTACTGGATTGCGCGCTGGCATTGCCCGGCGTGGCCTGTGCGGCCGAACCGCCGGACGGTTCCGGCGCCGTCTGCGCGGCGGCCGTCGTGGACAACGCGACCAGCATCGCCGACACCAGCAACTGCCGACGCGGCATGGCAACCATGTGCTTCATAAGACCCTCCCCAGGCACGAAATGACAAACGCCGCGCTAGCCCCCGATGGAGGCCCCCTCACGGCAGTGGTGCGCCGTTTTGTCAGAGGGTGACAGCGCTGTCACGCCGCATCGCAGCACCGTGCCCGCAGGCCACGCGCCGCCACCGCAGGTGTCGGCCGATGCGGCTTGCGCCATAAGGCCCTGCGGCGGGGCTGGAAGCGATTACGCATCGCCGCGCTCCGATGACAACGTTGGTCACGCGAGTGACCGAGGAGACATCGGCGCCCCTCCGCCCCGCCGCCGTCAGTGCGCGGGTTTTTGCGCGGCCTGCACGCCCTGCATCAGGCGGTCGGTCCAGGCGATGCCGATGGCCGAGAGGATGAAGACGCAGTGGATGATGGTCTGCCACAGCACGCCCTGCGGGGTCAGCGTGGAGCAGCCGGTGGTGCCGATGGCGCTGGCCGTGGCGGCGCTGGCCAGCAGCTCGGGCGAGCAGAACGGCAACCCGCCCAGCGCGCCGGCGGCGATGAAGGTCTTCAGCAGGTGGATCGAGGAGATGCCGATGATCGCCATCGCCAGCTTGACCTTGAGCACGCTGGCGTTGACGTGGCTGAGCCACTCGGGCTGGTCGGGGTGGCCTTCCAGGCGCAGGCGCGAGACGAAGGTCTCGTAGCCGCCGACGATCACCATCACCAGCAGGTTGGAGATCATCACCACGTCGATCAGCCCCAGCACGATCAGCATGATCTGCTGTTCGCCCAGGCTGGGCGCCTCGTGGATCAGGTGCCACAGCTCCTTGCCGAACAGGAACACGTACACGCACTGCGCCAGGATCAGGCCCAGGTACAGCGGCAGCTGCAGCCAGCGCGAGGCGAAGATCAGGCCGGCGATGGGGTGGAGGCGGGCGGGCGGCTGGGGCGACATGGCGGAACGGTTCGTCTCGTGGGCGCGGCAGCGTAGCCATGCCGCCATGACACTGCCAAGCGAAGCCGCGCCGTAGACTCGCCTTCTTTCAGCACTGTAAGGAACCGGCGCGATGATCGACCTCTATTACTGGCCCACGCCCAACGGACACAAGATCACCCTGTTCCTGGAAGAGGCCGGGCTGGACTACACGATCAAGCCGGTGAACATCGGCGCCGGGGATCAGTTCGTCGCCGACTTCCTGGCCATCTCGCCCAACAACAAGATGCCGGCCATCGTCGACCACACCCCGGCCGACGGCGGCGCGCCGCAGAGCGTGTTCGAATCCGGCGCGATCCTGCTGTACCTGGCCGAGAAGACCGGCGCCTTCCTGCCGGCGCAGGCGCGCGCGCGGATCGAGGCGCTGGAATGGCTGTTCTGGCAGGTGGGCGGGCTGGGGCCGATGCTCGGCCAGAACCACCACTTCAACCAGTACGCGCCGGAGAAGATCCCCTACGCCATGGACCGCTACACCAACGAGACCCGGCGCCTGTACGGCGTGCTGGACAAGCGCCTGGACGGCCGCGATTTCCTTGCCGGGGACTATTCCATCGCCGACATGGCGGCCTATCCGTGGATCGTGCCGCACGCCAAGCAGAAGATGGATCTGGTGGACTTCCCCAACATGGCGCGCTGGTTCGACGCCATCAGCCAGCGTCCGGCGACCGCGCGCGCCTACGCCCTGGGCCCGCAGGTCAATCCCGCCCTGGGCGAACCGCTGACCGAAGAACAGCGCCGGCACATGTTCGGCCAGCCGCCGCGGTAAGCGCCTGCCGGGTGGAGGCTGCCTGCTCGGTGGGAGCCGCCATGGCGGCGATGGCGCCTTCCCGGTAAAGCCCATCGCCGCCGTGGCGGCTCCCACCCCCAGCCGCAGGTGGCATCGACGATCATGTCCGCATGAAGCCTGCTCCTGCCCTCGCCCTCCAGCCCCTCACCCTAGAAGCCATCACCGGCGATGCGCCGCTGAGCGGGCCGAGCCTGCTCAAGCCCACCCTGTCGCCCGACGGCGCGCGCGTGGCCTATCTGCGCGGCCGCGACGGCGCGCGGCACCGACTGGACCTGTGGTGCTACGACGTCGCGGCCGGCCAGCACCGTCTGCTGGTCGATGCCGACCACGTGCTGCCGGCAGGCGACGAGCGGCTCAGCGCCGAGGAAGCCGCGCGCCGCGAGCGCCAGCGCATCGCCGCCTACAGCGGCATCGTCGAGTACCAGTTCTCGCACGACGGCGCACGGCTGCTGTTCCCGCTGGGCGGCGCGCTCTACCTGTACGACCTGCGCGCCGCGCCGGCGCAGGCGGTGCGGACGCTGACGCATGCCGAGGAGGGCTTCGCCACCGATGCGCGCTTCTCGCCGCGCGATGGCTTCGTCGGCTTCATCCGCGGGCGCGACCTGTGGGTGGTGGACCTGGCCGACGGCGTGCAGCACCGGCTGACCCACGACGGCGATGCGGTCATCGGCAACGGCGTGGCCGAGTTCGTCGCCGACGAGGAGATGGGACGCCACACCGGCTACTGGTGGGCTCCGGACGACAGCGCCCTGGCGTTCGCGCGCATCGACGAATCGCCGGTGCCACTCAAGCAGCGCAGCGAGCTCCACGCCGACCGCACCGTGGTGGTCGAACAGCGCTATCCGGCCGCCGGCGAGCCCAACGTGGAGGTGCGGCTGGGCGTGATCGCGCCACGCGCGGGCGCGGCCCCACGCTGGATCGACCTGGGCACCGACCCGGACATCTATCTGGCCCGGGTGACCTGGCGCGATGCGCAGCGCCTGGCCTTCCAGCGCCAGTCGCGCGACCAGCAGCGCCTGGACCTGATCGAACACGACCTGCGCACCGATGCGCAGCGCACCCTCGTCACGGAGACCTCGCCGACCTGGGTCCCGCTGCACGATGCGCTGCGCTTCCTGGACGACGGGCGCTTCGTGTGGGCGTCCGAACGCAGCGGCTTCCTGCATCTATCCCTGCACGAAGAGGATGGCACGCTGGGCACGCCGCTGACGGAAGGCGCGTGGCCGGTCGATGCGCTGCTCGGCGTCGATGCGGTACGCAGTCTGGTGTACTTCAGCGCCGGCATGCGCGAGGGCATGGCGGCGCCGACCCAGGCGCATGCGTTCGCCGTGCCCTTCGATGGCGGCCCGCCGCAGGCGCTGACACGGGAGGCGGGCCTGCATGCGGTGAGCTTCGCGCGCGATGCCAGCGTGTTCGTCGATCACTGGTCCAGCCCGTCGGTGCCGCCGCAGCTGGTGCTGCATCGCGCCGACGGCACGCCGCTGGCCACGCTGCTGGCCAACGACCTCGACGATCCCCGCCATCCGTATGCGCCCTACCGCGCCGCGCATCGCCCGCCGCGGTTCGGCACCTGCCTGGCCGCCGATGGCGTCACGCCGCTGCACACCAGCCTGCTCCTGCCGCCCGGCTTCGACCCGTCGCGGCGCCATCCGGTGATCGTGCATGTCTACGGCGGCCCGGCCGCGCAGACGGTGACCGAGAGCTGGCCCACGCGCGGCGATGCCTGGCTGGACCAGTCCCTGGCCCAGCGCGGCTACGTGGTCTTCAGCGTGGACAACCGCGGCACGCCGCGGCGCGGGCGTGCCTTCGGCGGCGCGCTGTACGGGCGGCAGGGCACGGTCGAAGTGGACGACCAGTGCGCGGCGGTGGACTGGCTGCGCGCGCAGCCCTGGGTCGACCCGGCGCGCATCGGCGTGTACGGCTGGTCCAACGGCGGCTATCTGACGCTGATGCTGCTGGCGCGCGCGCCGCAGCGATTCGCCTGCGGCGTGGCCGGCGCCCCGGTTGTCGACTGGGCGCTGTACGACACCCATTACACCGAACGCTACATGGGCCATCCGCGCGCCAACGCCGACGGCTACGCCCAGGCCAGCGTGCTGAGCCATGTGGCGGGCATCGCGCCGGGGGCGCTGCTGCTGATGCACGGCATGGCCGACGATAACGTGCTGTTCTCCAACGCCACCGCCCTGATGAGCGCCCTGCAGGCGCGCGGCACCGCCTTCGAACTGATGGCCTTCCCCGGCGCCCGGCACGGGCTGCTGGGACGCGACGCGCTGTTCCGCTACCGGATGATGGAAGACTTCTTTGCGCGCAAGCTGAAGGGCGGCAGCGCAGGCTGAAGGCTTCGAGCCACTGCTCCGCCCTCTCCCTCTCGCCGCAGGCGAAGGGGAGCTGCAAGTCGCGACTGGCGACTGAGGGGATGGAGTGCTGTTGCTCTTCGCTTCGGCGCCTTCCCGGGGAAAGCCCCAACCCTCCCCTCAATCGCTAGCCGCGATTTCGAGTCCCCTGCGTGATGCGCGAGGGAGAGGGCCTATGGTTGCCTCCCTGCGCTGCAATGCGTAGCGTCGCCGCACCCTCCCTGCTGCCAGGTGTCGTCCATGATCAAGCCGCTGGTGTTCGCCCTTGCCCTGGCGCTGTGCGCGCCGCTGCCCGGCGTGGCGGCCGAGGCGACCTCGCCGGCCGCGCCGGCCTGGGTCGCGCGCAGCAACACCTATGCCGAGGCGCTGCTGGAGGCGCAGGCAGCCTTCATGCCCGAGATGGCCAGCCAGGTGGGCCTGTCGGCCTACGACGCCCAGGTGGCCGACTTGGGGCCCAACCAGCCGGCGCGCTACCGCGCGGCGATGACCGCCGCGCGCGGCAAGCTGGAGGCCGCGCTGCAGACCGAACGCGATGCCAACGTGCGCCAGGACCTGCAGATCCTGCTGCATGCGGTGGACATGGAGCTCCAGGGCAGCCAGCTCAACGAGGACCTGCTGCTGCCTTGGGTCGACGCGCCGCAGTCGGTGTTCAACGGCATCAACAACCTGCTCTCCGACCAGGTGCCGCCCGCGCGCCGGGCCAAGGCGCTGGACCGGCTGAAGGCCTACGTGGGCCTGACCCCGGGCAGCACGCCGTTCACCACGCTCGCGCGCCAGCGCTACGAGGAGAAGCTGGCCAACCCGGCGCTGCTGCCGCCGACCAGGCTCGAGGTCGAGCGCGCCCTGTCCAACGTGGACACCTACATCGACGGCATCCGCGAGCTGTTCGTCGAGTACAAGATCGCCGGCGCCGAGCCGGCGCTGGCGCGCATGGCCGCCGAGCTCAAGGCCTACGCCGACTGGACCCGTAGCACCGTGCTGCCCAAGGCGCGCACCGACACGCGCCTGCCGCCGCAGCTGTACGCCTTCCAGCTCAAGCAGGTCGGCATCGACATCGATCCGCAGCAGCTGATGCAGCGCGCGCAGGTGGAGTTCATGGAGACCCGCGCGGCCATGCAGCAGCTGGCGCCGCAGGTGGCCAAGGCGCAGGGGCTGCGCGACACCGACTACCGCGCGGTGGTCAAGGCGCTCAAGCGCGGCACCATCGCCAACGACCAACTGGAGGCGCACTACCGCGATGTGATCGACCGGATCGACCCGATCATGAAGCGCGAGCGCATCGTCACCGTGCCCAAGCGGCCGCTGCAGATGCGGCTGGGCTCGGCCGCCGAGAGCGCCGCCTCGCCCGCGCCGCACTACCTGCCGCCGCCGCTGGTGGGCAACACCGGCCAGCAGGGCCAGTTCGTGCTGCCCATCGGTAACCCGTCGGCCGATGGCCAGGACGCCGGCAGCCGCTACGACGATTTCAACTTCGCCGCCGCGGCCTGGACGCTGAGCGCGCACGAGGGCCGCCCGGGCCACGACCTGCAGTTCGCCGCGATGGTCGAACGCGGCCTGTCGCTGGCGCGCACGCTGTTCGCGTTCAACTCGGTCAACGTCGAGGGCTGGGCGCTGTACGCCGAGGCCGAGATGGTGCCTTACGAGCCGGCCGAGGGGCAGATGATCGCGCTGCAGTTCCGCCTGCTGCGCGCGGCGCGCGCGATGCTGGACCCGATGCTCAACCTGGGCCTTATCGACCGCGAGCGCGCGCGCCTGGTGCTGGAGAACGACGTGGGCCTGTCGCCGGCGATGGCGCGCCAGGAGCTGGACCGCTACACCTTCAACGCACCCGGCCAGGCCGGCAGCTACTTCTACGGCTACAGCCGGATCCTGGAGCTGCGCATGCAGACCGAACTGGCGCTGGGGCCAAAGTTCGACCGGCAGGCGTTCAACGACTTCCTGCTCGACCAGGGCCTGCTGCCGCCCGATCAGCTGGCCGAGGCGGTGCGCACGCAGTTCGTTCCGCGGTACGCGGACAAGGCCGCGCCGTGAAGCCGCCGGTCGTGCGCCGCGTGGTCGCCAACCTGGTCACCTCCGACCCGGCCGGGCTGGCGGCGTTCTATCGGACGGTGTTCGATCTGGAGATCGCGATGGACCATGGCTGGATCGTCACCCTGGCCAGCGACGCGGCGACCATGACGCCCCAGGTCTCGCTGGCCAGCGAAGGCGGCAGCGGCGCGCCGGTGCCGCAGCTGTCGATCGAGGTGGACGATGTGGCCGGCGCCTATGCGCGGGTGCAGGCCCTGGGTGCGCCGGTCGCGTATCCGCTGACCGACGAGCCCTGGGGCGTGCGGCGCTTCTTCGTGCGCGATCCGGCCGGACACCTGCTCAACGTGCTGGCGCACCTTCCGCGCTAGGGCCTTGGGTCAGGGCGTGGCGGGCGCCATCTCGGCCGCGTGCTCGGCGCCCGGCGGGACGTAGATCGCCACGCCGTTGGCCTGCTTCTGCTGGGTGGGAATGCCGATGCCGATCCCGCCGCCGACGTGGCCGCCATAGCTGCCGCCGCCGACCGACAGGCCCACCGGCGAGCGCCCGCCGGCGCCGGCGCCGATCAGCACCACGCCATTGGCGCCGAGCTTGGCGGCCTCGTTCTTGAGCCGGCGCATGGCCGCGTCGGTCTGGCCCTGGGTGCCGAAGCCGACCGCGCTCTGCGCCTCGAGCTGGGCGATCTGCACCGCGCCGGGCGGCACGGCGGTGTAGACGCGCACGGTGGCCGGGTCCACC
The window above is part of the Pseudoxanthomonas sp. X-1 genome. Proteins encoded here:
- a CDS encoding SapC family protein, yielding MPRHALLNNIDHRDLRVSTRHGAGVDDAAMSVVTFPGEFRALQAYYPIVFQKDAQGRFHPLALLGLQPGQNLFLRGDRWDAHYVPMAVERQPFAIGHDAQGEPMLHVDLEHPRIDPQGEPLFLEHGGHAPLLQHMVALLRTLHDGLAGNDAFIQALLSHELLESFVLDVKLTGGQPLQLRGFYTIHEERLRALDGAALQALAHAGHLEPIYMALASMTHLRDLIGRLEQGA
- a CDS encoding tryptophan halogenase family protein is translated as MDEAIRHVVIVGGGSAGWLTAGLIAAEHRDRHGPTLRVSVLESPDVPAIGVGEGTWPTMRDTLRRIGVGEADFVRACDATFKQGSQFVGWVDGGAHDRYTHPFTLPKGYGETQLAVAWAAQGAVPFAHLACFQPHLCDAGRGPKQFATPEFAAVANYAYHLDATRLGAFLRQHCVERLGVRHIVGHMDAVLSHENGDIAALAVRDQPALEGDLFVDCTGLRALLLGAHYGIAPVGVSDTLFNDRALALQVPYADPDAPIACQTLSTAQRAGWIWDIGLSARRGVGHVYSSAFTSDEEAEADLRAYVEATGGPAAATLPPARRIDLQPGYRPTPWHRNCVAVGLASGFVEPLEASSLVLVELAAARLADEMPATRADMDLLAARFNETFAYRWQRVIEFLKLHYVLSRRTMPYWRAHREDASVPPRLRELLQLWRHQSPSRSDFPRSEEIFPSASWQYILYGMGVRPEPRPARRSEDLQAAQACFAESAALVQRMLPALPSHRALVEHIKAHGLPRL
- a CDS encoding TonB-dependent receptor — its product is MKHMVAMPRRQLLVSAMLVALSTTAAAQTAPEPSGGSAAQATPGNASAQSSTDATNLDAVQVKGIRQSMMSSANLKRDSQGVVDGIVAEDMGKFPDTNLAESLQRITGVSIDRSNGEGSKVTVRGVGPDFNLVLLNGRQMPTATGGRAFEFSDLASEAISAVEVYKTSRASTPAGGIGATINIKTARPLENPGFHASAGVKGVVDTSDDDLPGHYEGKSVTPEISGIFSNTWADNRFGVSLSASRQDRESGSALAQVAPGNGWQTYIDTPQANGVGGPNGALAASPNVTNRPGPNDVYSMPQSLGYSVNSVHRQRTNGQLAFQFAPTDNLTATLDYTYSENKIQSARNDMSVWFNFTPDQSSWTDGSGSSPLTYHETYGCTPRVYPGGATDPGCSDLAMGASKTAVVHENKSLGFNVDWRVTDSFSLNFDYHDSSAESRPDSPYGSSNTMSTAGFFRQGAGFDMSGDFPILMLNLPPGMSEIDPSMMQATGSVFRNDYQKAKIKQGQLSGQFQFEDYSKLNFGVSSTEYKNRSAFTNVQLDTWGGNVPAGPGAYDDSLFKLAHMGDYFDGGGANSPAFSDAFFLFDFEAMRQAAANARTNAGLGVPEDYLASTDYSGAAVPGSSASRTVGDSRVQEKSHSAYLEWSNTYDLSMPLSVAVGVRYEDTKVTASALQPAPVAVNWASANEFNLVYQGNEFYTLGGDYKYWLPNLDLGLDLTSDMKLRFSAGKTIGRPNWGDLNAAQTLGSPARYDGGGGGSGNPALKPLVSRNLDLSWEWYYAEGSYVSVGYFYKKIDNFIARQTQRETPIPDLYTPAGGAYWNEAVAAGCAQTDRPCIRDYIFANHDGDPGVNAANGSIVGQPGDPVLEFNISKPVNNRSDKLDGWEFNIQHVFGETGFGVAANYTKVDSGLTYNNGVLGTQFALTGLSDTANFVVFYDKGPWQARAAYNWRDEFLSALGDGKGDNPLYVEAYGQLDLSFSYEFNDHFSVSLEGINVTDESTRVHGRNKHQIYSLEQFGPRYMFGARYKF
- a CDS encoding TIGR00645 family protein; this encodes MSPQPPARLHPIAGLIFASRWLQLPLYLGLILAQCVYVFLFGKELWHLIHEAPSLGEQQIMLIVLGLIDVVMISNLLVMVIVGGYETFVSRLRLEGHPDQPEWLSHVNASVLKVKLAMAIIGISSIHLLKTFIAAGALGGLPFCSPELLASAATASAIGTTGCSTLTPQGVLWQTIIHCVFILSAIGIAWTDRLMQGVQAAQKPAH
- a CDS encoding glutathione binding-like protein produces the protein MIDLYYWPTPNGHKITLFLEEAGLDYTIKPVNIGAGDQFVADFLAISPNNKMPAIVDHTPADGGAPQSVFESGAILLYLAEKTGAFLPAQARARIEALEWLFWQVGGLGPMLGQNHHFNQYAPEKIPYAMDRYTNETRRLYGVLDKRLDGRDFLAGDYSIADMAAYPWIVPHAKQKMDLVDFPNMARWFDAISQRPATARAYALGPQVNPALGEPLTEEQRRHMFGQPPR
- a CDS encoding S9 family peptidase codes for the protein MKPAPALALQPLTLEAITGDAPLSGPSLLKPTLSPDGARVAYLRGRDGARHRLDLWCYDVAAGQHRLLVDADHVLPAGDERLSAEEAARRERQRIAAYSGIVEYQFSHDGARLLFPLGGALYLYDLRAAPAQAVRTLTHAEEGFATDARFSPRDGFVGFIRGRDLWVVDLADGVQHRLTHDGDAVIGNGVAEFVADEEMGRHTGYWWAPDDSALAFARIDESPVPLKQRSELHADRTVVVEQRYPAAGEPNVEVRLGVIAPRAGAAPRWIDLGTDPDIYLARVTWRDAQRLAFQRQSRDQQRLDLIEHDLRTDAQRTLVTETSPTWVPLHDALRFLDDGRFVWASERSGFLHLSLHEEDGTLGTPLTEGAWPVDALLGVDAVRSLVYFSAGMREGMAAPTQAHAFAVPFDGGPPQALTREAGLHAVSFARDASVFVDHWSSPSVPPQLVLHRADGTPLATLLANDLDDPRHPYAPYRAAHRPPRFGTCLAADGVTPLHTSLLLPPGFDPSRRHPVIVHVYGGPAAQTVTESWPTRGDAWLDQSLAQRGYVVFSVDNRGTPRRGRAFGGALYGRQGTVEVDDQCAAVDWLRAQPWVDPARIGVYGWSNGGYLTLMLLARAPQRFACGVAGAPVVDWALYDTHYTERYMGHPRANADGYAQASVLSHVAGIAPGALLLMHGMADDNVLFSNATALMSALQARGTAFELMAFPGARHGLLGRDALFRYRMMEDFFARKLKGGSAG